In the genome of Montipora foliosa isolate CH-2021 chromosome 3, ASM3666993v2, whole genome shotgun sequence, one region contains:
- the LOC137996463 gene encoding uncharacterized protein isoform X5, with translation MNGTVISGFVYFYILQQRYMIAALEEYANLSSEGPEKTDVVKETARYLQACHHIFEKGILSHVFIRSNESAVFKNIQQGWRYFEEWAEEHNNTEYVDNSKRARAAKFLAWQTFDLQRVMVFGFKQFSSYFFDNFPGYSLSPLRLSISRLESLFGTLKFHAHGSQSAGNYGSSLGRVQLRQELKVTARATSHDQKGYRDQEVLISGPTNVSTLNTVYQQPYIEIMAHFVPYGYQGVKEFIFPSQISQSTFQGRQGSSACTLIALVMGFKFSSGLIGEPKKVLEEGWFGHVVSSISGGNKIFDECFSAAGVGGLDVEDAFSSVGDDLHLLSYEDPKDFFITALTVTELEYQCT, from the exons ATGAATGGAACAGTGATAAGTGGTTTTGTCTACTTTTACATTCTACAGCAACGTTATATGATTGCAGCCTTGgaagaatatgcaaatttgagtAGTGAAGGCCCAGAGAAAACTGATGTTGTGAAAGAAACAGCAAGGTACCTACAAGCATGCCACCACATTTTTGAAAAGGGAATCCTTAGCCATGTGTTTATAAGATCCAATGAGTCAGCTGTattcaaaaacatacaacagGGATGGAGATATTTCGAAGAATGGGCAGAGGAGCACAACAACACAG AGTATGTTGACAACTCCAAACGAGCACGTGCAGCAAAGTTTTTAGCATGGCAG ACATTTGACCTTCAAAGAGTCATGGTCTTTGGATTTAAACAGTTCTCGTCATACTTCTTTGATAATTTTCCTGGATACTCTTTGTCTCCATTGCGGCTCTCAATAAGTCGACTTGAATCCCTGTTTGGCACACTCAAGTTCCATGCCCATGGTTCTCAAAGTGCAGGGAATTATGGGTCATCTCTTGGAAGGGTTCAGTTGAGACAGGAGCTGAAGGTCACTGCTAGAGCCACAAGTCATGATCAGAAGGGCTACAGGGACCAAGAGGTCCTTATATCTGGCCCTACAAATGTGTCCACATTGAACACTGTTTATCAACAGCCTTACATTGAAATCATGGCACATTTTGTTCCTTATGGTTATCAGGGTGTTaaagaatttatttttccctcCCAAATTTCTCAAAGCACTTTTCAGGGTAGGCAAGGTAGCTCTGCATGCACCCTAATAGCCCTTGTAATGGGTTTTAAGTTCTCCTCTGGGTTGATTGGTGAACCAAAGAAAGTTCTTGAAGAGGGGTGGTTTGGTCATGTGGTTTCAAGTATTTCTGGGGGCAATAAAATCTTTGATGAATGCTTTTCTGCTGCAGGAGTTGGTGGGCTTGATGTAGAAGATGCATTCAGCTCTGTTGGAGATGATCTACACCTCCTTTCTTATGAGGATCCCAAAGATTTTTTTATTACTG CTCTAACAGTTACTGAGTTGGAATACCAATGTACCTGA
- the LOC137996463 gene encoding uncharacterized protein isoform X1: protein MNGTVISGFVYFYILQQRYMIAALEEYANLSSEGPEKTDVVKETARYLQACHHIFEKGILSHVFIRSNESAVFKNIQQGWRYFEEWAEEHNNTEYVDNSKRARAAKFLAWQTFDLQRVMVFGFKQFSSYFFDNFPGYSLSPLRLSISRLESLFGTLKFHAHGSQSAGNYGSSLGRVQLRQELKVTARATSHDQKGYRDQEVLISGPTNVSTLNTVYQQPYIEIMAHFVPYGYQGVKEFIFPSQISQSTFQGRQGSSACTLIALVMGFKFSSGLIGEPKKVLEEGWFGHVVSSISGGNKIFDECFSAAGVGGLDVEDAFSSVGDDLHLLSYEDPKDFFITGNNFQDVISNVRERASMKQKSVGIFVSVGRTVVILVWENGACAIFDSHRHLQYGCILSHSLPSKENELILWLAKTYQKFYSTSIQYAQITWVEYNR, encoded by the exons ATGAATGGAACAGTGATAAGTGGTTTTGTCTACTTTTACATTCTACAGCAACGTTATATGATTGCAGCCTTGgaagaatatgcaaatttgagtAGTGAAGGCCCAGAGAAAACTGATGTTGTGAAAGAAACAGCAAGGTACCTACAAGCATGCCACCACATTTTTGAAAAGGGAATCCTTAGCCATGTGTTTATAAGATCCAATGAGTCAGCTGTattcaaaaacatacaacagGGATGGAGATATTTCGAAGAATGGGCAGAGGAGCACAACAACACAG AGTATGTTGACAACTCCAAACGAGCACGTGCAGCAAAGTTTTTAGCATGGCAG ACATTTGACCTTCAAAGAGTCATGGTCTTTGGATTTAAACAGTTCTCGTCATACTTCTTTGATAATTTTCCTGGATACTCTTTGTCTCCATTGCGGCTCTCAATAAGTCGACTTGAATCCCTGTTTGGCACACTCAAGTTCCATGCCCATGGTTCTCAAAGTGCAGGGAATTATGGGTCATCTCTTGGAAGGGTTCAGTTGAGACAGGAGCTGAAGGTCACTGCTAGAGCCACAAGTCATGATCAGAAGGGCTACAGGGACCAAGAGGTCCTTATATCTGGCCCTACAAATGTGTCCACATTGAACACTGTTTATCAACAGCCTTACATTGAAATCATGGCACATTTTGTTCCTTATGGTTATCAGGGTGTTaaagaatttatttttccctcCCAAATTTCTCAAAGCACTTTTCAGGGTAGGCAAGGTAGCTCTGCATGCACCCTAATAGCCCTTGTAATGGGTTTTAAGTTCTCCTCTGGGTTGATTGGTGAACCAAAGAAAGTTCTTGAAGAGGGGTGGTTTGGTCATGTGGTTTCAAGTATTTCTGGGGGCAATAAAATCTTTGATGAATGCTTTTCTGCTGCAGGAGTTGGTGGGCTTGATGTAGAAGATGCATTCAGCTCTGTTGGAGATGATCTACACCTCCTTTCTTATGAGGATCCCAAAGATTTTTTTATTACTGGTAATAACTTCCAGGATGTCATTTCAAATGTCAGGGAACGGGCAAGCATGAAACAGAAATCAGTTGGCATCTTTGTGTCTGTTGGGAGGACAGTAGTAATTTTAGTTTGGGAAAATGGGGCATGTGCAATTTTTGATAGCCACAGGCATTTACAGTATGGGTGTATACTTTCCCATTCCCTACCATCCAAAGAAAACGAGTTAATATTGTGGCTAGCCAAGACATACCAGAAGTTTTACAGCACCTCGATACAGTATGCCCAAATCACTTGGGTGGAGTACAACAGATAA
- the LOC137996463 gene encoding uncharacterized protein isoform X3 — protein sequence MIAALEEYANLSSEGPEKTDVVKETARYLQACHHIFEKGILSHVFIRSNESAVFKNIQQGWRYFEEWAEEHNNTEYVDNSKRARAAKFLAWQTFDLQRVMVFGFKQFSSYFFDNFPGYSLSPLRLSISRLESLFGTLKFHAHGSQSAGNYGSSLGRVQLRQELKVTARATSHDQKGYRDQEVLISGPTNVSTLNTVYQQPYIEIMAHFVPYGYQGVKEFIFPSQISQSTFQGRQGSSACTLIALVMGFKFSSGLIGEPKKVLEEGWFGHVVSSISGGNKIFDECFSAAGVGGLDVEDAFSSVGDDLHLLSYEDPKDFFITGNNFQDVISNVRERASMKQKSVGIFVSVGRTVVILVWENGACAIFDSHRHLQYGCILSHSLPSKENELILWLAKTYQKFYSTSIQYAQITWVEYNR from the exons ATGATTGCAGCCTTGgaagaatatgcaaatttgagtAGTGAAGGCCCAGAGAAAACTGATGTTGTGAAAGAAACAGCAAGGTACCTACAAGCATGCCACCACATTTTTGAAAAGGGAATCCTTAGCCATGTGTTTATAAGATCCAATGAGTCAGCTGTattcaaaaacatacaacagGGATGGAGATATTTCGAAGAATGGGCAGAGGAGCACAACAACACAG AGTATGTTGACAACTCCAAACGAGCACGTGCAGCAAAGTTTTTAGCATGGCAG ACATTTGACCTTCAAAGAGTCATGGTCTTTGGATTTAAACAGTTCTCGTCATACTTCTTTGATAATTTTCCTGGATACTCTTTGTCTCCATTGCGGCTCTCAATAAGTCGACTTGAATCCCTGTTTGGCACACTCAAGTTCCATGCCCATGGTTCTCAAAGTGCAGGGAATTATGGGTCATCTCTTGGAAGGGTTCAGTTGAGACAGGAGCTGAAGGTCACTGCTAGAGCCACAAGTCATGATCAGAAGGGCTACAGGGACCAAGAGGTCCTTATATCTGGCCCTACAAATGTGTCCACATTGAACACTGTTTATCAACAGCCTTACATTGAAATCATGGCACATTTTGTTCCTTATGGTTATCAGGGTGTTaaagaatttatttttccctcCCAAATTTCTCAAAGCACTTTTCAGGGTAGGCAAGGTAGCTCTGCATGCACCCTAATAGCCCTTGTAATGGGTTTTAAGTTCTCCTCTGGGTTGATTGGTGAACCAAAGAAAGTTCTTGAAGAGGGGTGGTTTGGTCATGTGGTTTCAAGTATTTCTGGGGGCAATAAAATCTTTGATGAATGCTTTTCTGCTGCAGGAGTTGGTGGGCTTGATGTAGAAGATGCATTCAGCTCTGTTGGAGATGATCTACACCTCCTTTCTTATGAGGATCCCAAAGATTTTTTTATTACTGGTAATAACTTCCAGGATGTCATTTCAAATGTCAGGGAACGGGCAAGCATGAAACAGAAATCAGTTGGCATCTTTGTGTCTGTTGGGAGGACAGTAGTAATTTTAGTTTGGGAAAATGGGGCATGTGCAATTTTTGATAGCCACAGGCATTTACAGTATGGGTGTATACTTTCCCATTCCCTACCATCCAAAGAAAACGAGTTAATATTGTGGCTAGCCAAGACATACCAGAAGTTTTACAGCACCTCGATACAGTATGCCCAAATCACTTGGGTGGAGTACAACAGATAA
- the LOC137996463 gene encoding uncharacterized protein isoform X2: protein MPAKIMQQRYMIAALEEYANLSSEGPEKTDVVKETARYLQACHHIFEKGILSHVFIRSNESAVFKNIQQGWRYFEEWAEEHNNTEYVDNSKRARAAKFLAWQTFDLQRVMVFGFKQFSSYFFDNFPGYSLSPLRLSISRLESLFGTLKFHAHGSQSAGNYGSSLGRVQLRQELKVTARATSHDQKGYRDQEVLISGPTNVSTLNTVYQQPYIEIMAHFVPYGYQGVKEFIFPSQISQSTFQGRQGSSACTLIALVMGFKFSSGLIGEPKKVLEEGWFGHVVSSISGGNKIFDECFSAAGVGGLDVEDAFSSVGDDLHLLSYEDPKDFFITGNNFQDVISNVRERASMKQKSVGIFVSVGRTVVILVWENGACAIFDSHRHLQYGCILSHSLPSKENELILWLAKTYQKFYSTSIQYAQITWVEYNR from the exons ATGCCTGCAAAGATAATGCAG CAACGTTATATGATTGCAGCCTTGgaagaatatgcaaatttgagtAGTGAAGGCCCAGAGAAAACTGATGTTGTGAAAGAAACAGCAAGGTACCTACAAGCATGCCACCACATTTTTGAAAAGGGAATCCTTAGCCATGTGTTTATAAGATCCAATGAGTCAGCTGTattcaaaaacatacaacagGGATGGAGATATTTCGAAGAATGGGCAGAGGAGCACAACAACACAG AGTATGTTGACAACTCCAAACGAGCACGTGCAGCAAAGTTTTTAGCATGGCAG ACATTTGACCTTCAAAGAGTCATGGTCTTTGGATTTAAACAGTTCTCGTCATACTTCTTTGATAATTTTCCTGGATACTCTTTGTCTCCATTGCGGCTCTCAATAAGTCGACTTGAATCCCTGTTTGGCACACTCAAGTTCCATGCCCATGGTTCTCAAAGTGCAGGGAATTATGGGTCATCTCTTGGAAGGGTTCAGTTGAGACAGGAGCTGAAGGTCACTGCTAGAGCCACAAGTCATGATCAGAAGGGCTACAGGGACCAAGAGGTCCTTATATCTGGCCCTACAAATGTGTCCACATTGAACACTGTTTATCAACAGCCTTACATTGAAATCATGGCACATTTTGTTCCTTATGGTTATCAGGGTGTTaaagaatttatttttccctcCCAAATTTCTCAAAGCACTTTTCAGGGTAGGCAAGGTAGCTCTGCATGCACCCTAATAGCCCTTGTAATGGGTTTTAAGTTCTCCTCTGGGTTGATTGGTGAACCAAAGAAAGTTCTTGAAGAGGGGTGGTTTGGTCATGTGGTTTCAAGTATTTCTGGGGGCAATAAAATCTTTGATGAATGCTTTTCTGCTGCAGGAGTTGGTGGGCTTGATGTAGAAGATGCATTCAGCTCTGTTGGAGATGATCTACACCTCCTTTCTTATGAGGATCCCAAAGATTTTTTTATTACTGGTAATAACTTCCAGGATGTCATTTCAAATGTCAGGGAACGGGCAAGCATGAAACAGAAATCAGTTGGCATCTTTGTGTCTGTTGGGAGGACAGTAGTAATTTTAGTTTGGGAAAATGGGGCATGTGCAATTTTTGATAGCCACAGGCATTTACAGTATGGGTGTATACTTTCCCATTCCCTACCATCCAAAGAAAACGAGTTAATATTGTGGCTAGCCAAGACATACCAGAAGTTTTACAGCACCTCGATACAGTATGCCCAAATCACTTGGGTGGAGTACAACAGATAA
- the LOC137996463 gene encoding uncharacterized protein isoform X4: protein MEVDSSVKRANDLNLEEVSSATQQKRVKTVFKTLWDDTNSEKPFQVGKLNLREHILAKSNELRSLEAIASDLQDPRVEARVEVVERSGKPSLVVVKKRKASLSDDVPFDDVRLVVDANGEYRLFVYHFELVRRGTININQPGQLRNAINEVVENRPCPGVDTRITGQQDYLSSEVEEQTLPWHRVLSRNCARLIKNAQCESGRKCRCCYKTEQKLSERLNQKKSLTEEDVRSRQSVSSKVRFSCLSPKSQSKRLKNMRQSRKNMTKQVKRYRKKFSVLMSDTHSSDLDKLMERVESTPMGRKEFEKCVAEADSLRPGAGQVLREIWDSDKVNFRKDQAKNATLYDCSLGRICKFE from the exons ATGGAAGTCGATAGCTCTGTTAAAAGAGCAAATGATTTAAATTTGGAAGAAGTCAGCTCAGCCACACAACAAAAGAGAGTGAAAACGGTGTTTAAGACACTCTGGGATGACACGAACAGTGAGAAACCCTTTCAG GTTGGTAAGCTTAACCTTCGTGAACACATTCTTGCCAAGAGCAACGAATTAAGATCTCTTGAAGCCATCGCGTCAGATCTCCAGGATCCCAGAGTAGAGGCTCGTGTCGAGGTTGTGGAAAGAAGTGGAAAGCCATCCCTGGTTGTCGTCAAGAAACGGAAAGCCTCTCTCTCTGACGACGTGCCTTTTGACGACGTGAGACTCGTTGTTGATGCAAATGGTGAATATCGTTTGTTTGTGTACCACTTTGAGCTCGTAAGAAGGGGCACAATTAATATTAATCAGCCGGGACAACTGAGAAATGCAATAAACGAAGTCGTCGAGAATCGTCCTTGTCCTGGAGTGGACACTAGGATAACTGGCCAGCAGGATTATCTGTCCTCAGAAGTAGAAGAACAGACCCTTCCTTGGCACAGAGTTTTGTCAAGAAATTGCGCGCGATTGATAAAAAATGCCCAATGTGAGAGTGGAAGAAAGTGTCGATGTTGctacaaaacagaacaaaaactgTCAGAACGCTTAAACCAAAAGAAGTCTCTGACTGAAGAAGACGTAAGGAGCAGACAATCTGTGTCATCCAAAGTTCGCTTCTCTTGCCTCAGTCCAAAGAGCCAAAGTAAGCGATTGAAAAATATGCGGCAATCAAGGAAAAACATGACAAAGCAGGTCAAACGGTACAGAAAGAAGTTCTCTGTTTTAATGTCTGATACACATAGCTCTGACTTGGACAAATTGATGGAGCGAGTTGAATCTACACCCATGGGAAGAaaggaatttgaaaaatgtgtggcaGAAGCTGATAGTTTACGACCCGGTGCAGGGCAAGTCTTGCGTGAGATATGGGATTCGGACAAAGTGAATTTCCGAAAAGATCAGGCAAAAAACG CAACGTTATATGATTGCAGCCTTGgaagaatatgcaaatttgagtAG